The following are encoded in a window of Diorhabda sublineata isolate icDioSubl1.1 chromosome 5, icDioSubl1.1, whole genome shotgun sequence genomic DNA:
- the LOC130444598 gene encoding FAD-dependent oxidoreductase domain-containing protein 1 translates to MKMHLRRLLSLNKSLIDRRYFHRTSNLCERKPENPIWRTLRILGEDLQFKRRAPKTPEEHVKLLNRQFPRHADVVIIGGGAIGSSIAYWLKYKTNYDGIHVVVLDKDTTFKKCSTAISMGALTQQYSLPENIQLATYGAEFLRNSKRTFGDEININFDPAGYLLLASEDGASQLEDNIKLQNEYGTINILLSPQQIKKRFPYLDVTDVAIGSLGLEREGWFNAWDMLTLIRSNAIKLGAQYINAEAIDFLFEEKKDIMVEGVEGYYQGTNQIVVKLPNEEDYRTIEFAYCIIAAGHESTEVSKLAGIGIKPGMLSIPLPIEKRQRYVYSFDCKEHVPSINTPMIEDYSGIYFRREGLAGTFLVGASPHPDFTPPSDSEEDKSKFFNEMVLPCLSRRVPAFKDVQVTGSWSGPYDYNVFDGNGIVGPHPYYINMYLATGFSNQGIQQAPGVGRAVAEMIVDGGFKTIDLTRLGFDRLIVDKPMYQLRIA, encoded by the exons ATGAAAATGCACCTAAGACGTTTATTATCACTAAATAAGTCATTAATCGATAGAAGATATTTTCATAGGACTTCAAATTTGTGTGAAAGAAAACCAGAAAATCCCATTTGGAGAACATTGCGAATATTAGGTGAAGATTTACAATTCAAACGACGAGCACCTAAAACACCAGAGGAACATGTGAAACTATTGAATAGACAGTTTCCTAGACATGCTGATGTCGTAATTATAGGAGGAGGCGCTATTGGTAGTTCTATCGCTTATTggttgaaatataaaacaaactatGATGGAATACATGTAGTGGTGTTAGATAAAGATACAACg tttaaaaaatgcTCGACAGCAATATCTATGGGTGCATTAACACAACAGTATTCTTTGCCAGAAAATATTCAACTAGCTACATATGGGGCCGAATTTTTGAGGAACAGTAAAAGGACATTTGGtgatgaaattaatataaattttgaccCTGCAGGTTATTTGTTGTTAGCTAGTGAAGATGGTGCTTCACAATTAGaagataatattaaattacaaaatgaatatggaacaataaatattttgctcAGTCctcaacaaattaaaaaaag atttCCTTATTTAGATGTGACAGATGTTGCTATTGGAAGTTTGGGTTTAGAACGAGAGGGATGGTTCAATGCTTGGGATATGTTAACACTTATAAGAAGTAATGCTATTAAATTAGGAGCTCAATATATCAACGCCGAAGCTATAGACtttttgtttgaagaaaaaaaagacaTTATGGTAGAAGGTGTAGAAGGATATTATCAAGGTACAAATCAAATTGTG gTGAAACTTCCGAATGAAGAAGATTATAGAACAATAGAATTTGCTTATTGTATTATAGCTGCTGGCCACGAATCAACTGAGGTATCAAAATTAGCAGGGATAGGAATTAAACCAGGGATGTTATCAATTCCATTGCCAATAGAAAAGAG GCAGAGGTATGTTTATTCTTTTGACTGTAAAGAACACGTACCAAGTATTAACACCCCCATGATAGAAGATTATTCTGGAATATACTTCAGAAGGGAAGGTCTAGCTGGCACATTTCTTGTAGGTGCTTCACCTCATCCTGATTTTACACCTCCCAGTGATAGTGAAGAAgacaaaagtaaattttttaatgagaTGGTATTACCTTGTTTATCAAGAAGAGTTCCAGCATTTAAAGATGTTCAg gtaACAGGGTCTTGGAGTGGACCCTATGATTACAACGTTTTTGACGGAAATGGCATAGTAGGACCTCATCCTTATTATATCAATATGTATTTAGCTACAGGATTTAGTAACCAAg GTATCCAACAAGCCCCTGGTGTTGGACGAGCTGTGGCAGAAATGATAGTCGATGGAGGCTTTAAAACAATCGATCTTACTAGATTAGGGTTCGATAGATTAATAGTGGATAAACCAATGTATCAATTGCGAATTGCTTAG